In the genome of Capra hircus breed San Clemente chromosome 5, ASM170441v1, whole genome shotgun sequence, one region contains:
- the RIBC2 gene encoding RIB43A-like with coiled-coils protein 2, translating to MEVAQPKDLQEDFVLAKRRYAELGRQKRIFNARNRIIGGDTMAWDAQVCDQNIKAATEKAREEAFAAEMRQNDKIACISENRERRDRKNLCKAISDFQQSFQSPETRREFDLSDPLALKKDRPARQSDYDAWNTISGMQKFMGEDLNFHLRKKFQEEQNREWSLQQQKERMVGRENHKCAEDLYLKTRLQFDETAKHLQNLETATRKAVCTTVKEFNMNQALESAEKKIQERKQEQEDNLAEISNLLRGDLLSENPQQAASSFGPHRVVPDRWKGMSQEQLEEIRLVQKQQVQEKLRLQEEERQRDMDWDRRRIQKARATLLFERQQQRLQRGLRRALDCSNLSLAREQLLQKEHMKELSTNHATEDYFTQFNTGSR from the exons ATGGAGGTAGCACAGCCCAAGGACCTGCAGGAGGATTTTGTCCTGGCCAAAAGAAGATATGCGGAGCTGGGCAGGCAGAAACGGATTTTCAACGCCAGGAACAGGATCATCGGG GGTGACACCATGGCCTGGGATGCTCAGGTTTGTGACCAGAACATAAAAGCAGCAACTGAAAAAGCGAGAGAGGAAGCCTTTG CTGCTGAAATGAGACAAAATGACAAGATCGCATGCATATCAGAAAACCGGgaaaggagagataggaaaaatCTCTGTAAAGCTATCAGCGATTTCCAGCAGAGCTTTCAGAGCCCGGAAACGCGCCGTGAATTTGACCTCTCTGACCCCCTAGCCCTTAAGAAAGATCGTCCAGCCCGGCAGTCAGATTATGATGCTTGGAATACAATATCAGGAATGCAGAAGTTCATGGGAGAGGATTTAAACTTCCATCTGAGGAAGAAATTCCAAGAGGAACAAAACAGGGAATGGTCCCTGCAACAGCAAAAAGAACGGATGGTTGGCCGGGAGAACCACAAATGTGCAG AGGATCTCTACTTGAAGACAAGGCTACAGTTTGATGAGACAGCCAAGCACCTACAGAATCTGGAAACCGCCACCAGGAAGGCAGTTTGTACAACTGTGAAAGAATTCAACATGAACCAG GCCCTGGAGTCAGCGgaaaagaaaatccaagagaGAAAACAAGAACAGGAGGACAACCTAGCCGAGATCTCCAACCTGCTGCGTGGGGACCTGCTCTCAGAGAACCCGCAACAGGCAGCCAGCTCCTTTGGGCCGCATCGTGTGGTGCCCGACCGCTGGAAGGGCATGAGCCAGGAGCAGCTGGAGGAGATCCGCCTGGTGCAGAAACAGCAAGTCCAGGAGAAGCTG AGGCTCCAGGAGGAAGAGCGCCAGCGAGACATGGACTGGGACCGGCGGAGGATTCAGAAGGCTCGTGCCACCTTGCTGTTTGAGCGGCAGCAGCAGCGCCTACAGCGTGGCCTGCGCAGGGCTCTGGACTGCAGCAACCTCAGCCTGGCCAGGGAGCAGCTCCTGCA GAAAGAACATATGAAAGAACTCTCTACCAATCATGCCACTGAAGACTATTTCACACAATTTAATACAGGAAGTCGATAA